A stretch of Schistocerca nitens isolate TAMUIC-IGC-003100 chromosome 6, iqSchNite1.1, whole genome shotgun sequence DNA encodes these proteins:
- the LOC126263403 gene encoding piggyBac transposable element-derived protein 3-like codes for MSSRKGIAEDECYRILFEEIPSGDSSVDSDGSDGNDPNFTTSCASSSLVCSRVLSSSDSRDDSEFDDISENNNLPSTVPSTVTLNWSQETSVDQVPLFIGEGDVITKIKNKVNLKPIDLLCEFFDETLIKHIVFQNNLYATQKGKTFMPTKEVEIKTFIGINMGITKKPSYRDYWSTDPDLGESYISKLFPVKRFSWLLSNWHLNDNSVAPDRNNQNYDKLYKLRPFLDHVNRKFQDCYKPHQKLAIDEALVKFKQYVRHKPIKRGYKAWILHDQSS; via the coding sequence ATGTCTAGTCGAAAAGGAATAGCTGAGGATGAATGTTAccgaattttatttgaagaaatacctTCTGGTGACAGCAGTGTTGACAGTGATGGCAGTGATGGAAATGACCCCAACTTCACGACAAGCTGTGCAAGTTCTAGTCTTGTGTGCAGTCGTGTGTTGAGCAGTAGTGATTCTCGGGATGACAGTGAATTTGATGACATCAGTGAAAATAATAATTTACCATCTACTGTTCCATCAACAGTCACGCTAAACTGGAGCCAAGAAACAAGTGTTGACCAAGTGCCATTATTTATTGGAGAAGGTGATGTGAtcacaaaaataaagaacaaagtgaACCTAAAGCCAATTGACTTGTTATGTGAATTTTTCGATGAAACACTAATAAAACACATAGTGTTCCAAAATAATTTGTATGCTACACAGAAAGGCAAAACTTTCATGCCCACCAAGGAAGTTGAAATTaagacttttattggaataaatatGGGTATCACTAAAAAGCCTAGCTACAGAGATTACTGGAGCACTGATCCAGATCTTGGTGAAAGTTACATATCAAAGCTGTTCCCAGTAAAACGGTTTAGTTGGCTACTGAGTAACTGGCACCTCAATGATAATTCGGTTGCTCCTGACAGAAACAATCAGAATTATGATAAACTGTACAAACTACGTCCATTTCTAGACCATGTGAACAGGAAATTCCAGGATTGCTATAAACCACATCAAAAACTTGCTATTGATGAAGCATTGGTTAAATTCAAACAATATGTGAGGCACAAACCTATAAAAAGAGGGTACAAAGCATGGATATTACATGATCAGTCATCATAG